In Spirochaeta thermophila DSM 6578, the DNA window GCGGTTCGGCGGGCCTCAGCCTCTTCCCCTCGCTCCGCGCCGGCATCCACCTCTGGGCAGAGGGCTACTCGTTCCACCGTACCGATGAGACGCCCGTGGAGAATTCGGAAACCCCCTCGTACGTGGATAACCTGCGGTTCATTCGAGGAGGGATAGGGCTCGTGTACCGCTTCATGTGAAGCCCCGTAGCGAAGTCTCTCGATAATCTTTGCGCGAAACACCGGCACCGCGGGATGGATGCGCACCTCGCCCATGCTGATATATCAGGAAAACTCGAAATTTTTCCCTTTTACTTGAAAAAAATACCGCATTGTGCCACCCTGTAAGGGTAATCACATGTATCCATCTTCATTTCATACGCGGAGGTTTCCCCCATGGTTATCATGACCCTCAACTGCGGAAGCTCCTCTGTGAAGTACCAGATCTACGACTGGGACAAGAAGCGGAGGCTCGCATCCGGTATCGTGGAACGCGTCACCCAGAAGGGATCCGTGATCGTCCACGAGGCCGCTGGAAAACCCGAGTACAAGAAGGAACAGGATTGTCCCACCCACAGAGAGGCCATCCAGCTCATCATCGAGGCCGTCCTCCACCCCGAGTACGGAGCCATCTCCGACCTCTCGGAGATCAAGGCCGTAGGCCACAGGGTGGTGCACGGAGGAGAGAAGTTCGCCCAGTCGGTGGTCATCACCGACGAAGTGGTCGAGGTCTTCAAGAGCATCGCCCACCTCGCTCCGCTTCACAACCCGGCCAACATCCAGGGGATCGAGGCCGCCCGCCAGCTCCTGCCCGACGTGCCGCACTGCGCCATCATGGACACCGCCTGGCACCAGACCATGCCCGACCACTCCTACATCTACGCCCTCCCCTACGAGTGGTACGAGAAGTACGGGGTACGGCGCTACGGGTTCCACGGCACCTCGTTCCTCTACACCTCACGGAGGGCGGCGGTGCTCCTCGGCAAGAAGCCCTCCGAGACCAACCTCATCATCGCCCACATCGGGAACGGGGCGAGCATCAATGCGGTGAAGAACGGGTGCTCCTACGACACCTCGATGGGCCTCACCCCGCTCGAAGGACTCGTGATGGGCACCCGCTGCGGCGACATAGACCCCGCCATCCCCTTCTACATCATGCAGCAGACCGGGCTCTCCCCCAAGGAAGTGGAGTCCATCCTCAACAAGAAGAGCGGCGTCCTCGGGATCACCGGGAAGTGGGTCGACCGCAGGGACGTGGAGATCGCGGCGGAACAGGGGGACAAGCGCGCGATCCTCTGCCAGACCATCGAAGGGTACCGGATCAAGAAGTACATCGGGGCCTACATGGCAGCCCTCGGCCGGGTGGACGCCATCGTCTTCACCGCAGGCGTGGGTGAGAAGGGGCCCATCATACGACAGATCGCCCTCGAAGGCCTCGAGGCCCTGGGGGTGAAGCTCGACCCGGAGCGCAACCGCGTTTCCATGACCCGCAACGCCGAGACCATCATTTCGACCGATGATTCGCCGGTGAAGGTCTTCGTCATCCCCACCGACGAGGAGATGGTGATGACCGAGGACACCTACGCCCTCATGAACGGTACCTACGACATCCACACCCGGTTCACCTACACCTTCGAGAACCCCTCCTACAGGAACGCGGAACGGCTCGAAAAGCTTCCCCGCGACATGGAGAAGTGGCCGGGTCTCGAGAAGATCATCCTCAACACGTGACAGTAGCACCACGTAGAGAGAGGGCGGGGAATCTTCTGGCTCCCCGCCCTTCTTTCACCGACTAGAGGATGAGGGTGGCCTTGCCCACTTTCTGGTAGGCCTCTTCTCCGGCGAAGGCGCGCACCAGCTCGAGCCCGAACAGGCCTGCGGTCCCCACGCCCCTGCTCGTGATGAGGTTGCCGTCTCTCACCACGGGAGAGGGCTCCCACGTACCTCCCTCCACCTCCTTCTCCATTCCGGGATAGCAGGTGAAACGCCTTCCTTCGAGGAGCCCCGCCTTGCCCAGCACCACCGCGGGAGCGGCACAGATCGCCCCGATGGTCTTTCCCGCCTTCATGCAGTGGGAGAGCCAGGCCCGCACCGCGTCCGAGGCGGCGAGGTTGCTCGAGCCCGGCATGCCCCCCGGCAGCACCATGCCGTCGAAGTCCTCGGGCGAAAGATCCGCGAGGAGGGCGTCGGTGACGATGCGCACGCCGCGCGAACCGGTCACCTCCTTGCCGGTGACACCGGCTACCACCACTTCCACGCCAGCGCGCCTCAGCAGGTCGATGGGGGTCACGGCCTCCACATCCTCGAATCCATCGGCGAGACATACTGCGACTCGTGCCATACAAGCCTCCTTGAGAACGTGTTCTCTATCCAAGGGTACTCCGAAACGGGGTGATCGGCTACCTCATACCACCTGCACCGGATCCACGTCCACCTCGAGGTGCACGCCCGAGGAAGGCCTGAAGAGGGGGAGGGTGCGGGCGAGGAGGTCGTGCATGGGGGCGAGTGAGGACGAGCGGAGGAAGAGGTGGTACCGATAGTTGCCGGCGATCCTCTCCATGGGGCAGGGGGCGGGACCCAGGAGCTCGACACCCTCGGGCAGGTCGGCCGAAAGGAGGGAGGCGAATCCCCCGGCGTCCCTCTCCACCTTGCGCTCGTCCCTCCCCCGGAAGACGAGGCGGACGAGTCTCGAGAAGGGAGGGAAGAGGGTCTCCTTCCGCACCGCGAGTTCCTCCTCGTAGAAGCGGCGGAGGTCGTGCTCCCGGGCACACACGATGCCGGGATGATCGGGCAGATACGTCTGGATGACGACCCGGCCGCCCGGCATGAACCTGCCCGCACGGCCCGCGACCTGAACGAGGAGGGAGAAGACCCGTTCGGCGGCCCGGAAGTCGGGCATGTGCAGCCCGGTATCGGCGAGCACCACCCCCACGAGCCCGAGGCGGGGAAAGTTGAAGCCCTTGGCGATCATCTGCGTCCCCAGGAGCACGTCCACCTGGCCGGATTCCATCTCCTCGAGTACGCGCTCGAGTACGCCTTTCTTCCGGGCCGTGTCCGTGTCGAGTCGGGCGATGCGGTAGAAGGGAAAGGTCTCCCTGAGTTGCTTCTCCACCTGCTCGGTGCCCGGCCCGCTGTAGCGTACGTCCACGCTCCCGCACGAGGGACACACGTCGATGGGTCTGGTCCGGTAGCCGCAGTAGTGGCAGACCATCACCTCTTCGGCCCTGTGGTACGTGAGGGGGAGCGAGCAATGGCGGCAGGTCATCTCGAACCCGCAGGCCCTGCATCCCACGTAGTGGGCGAATCCCCGCCTGTTGAGGAAGAGGATGGTCTGCTTTCCCTCTTTCTTGGTACGCTCGATCTCCCTGAGGAGGGGTTTGGAGAGCGGGCCGGGATGGTCCTTGAGGGAGACGATCTCTATACGGGGGGGCTCTCCCCCCGCCACACGCTCGGGAAGGTGGAAGAAGGGAAGCCGCCCTGTATGCATGAGATGGTAGGCTTCGAGCGAGGGGGTGGCGCTCCCCATGAGGAGGAGGGCGCCCTCGGTGCGGGCGCGGTGCATGGCCACCTGGCGGGCGTGGTACCGCGGGGTGGCACCCGACTTGTAGCTCGACTCGTGCTCCTCGTCAAGCACGATGAGCCCGAGGTCGCCGATGGGGGCGAAGACCGCGCTCCTGGCACCTATGACGAAGCGCACCTCGCCACGGACGATCCTCCGCCACTCGGCGAGCCGTTGTGAGGCGGTGAGGCGAGAATGGAGCACCGCCACGTCCTGGCCGAACCGGGCGCGGATGGTCTCCACCACCTGGCGGGTGAGGGCGATCTCGGGCACCAGGTAGAGCACCCCCTTCCCCCGCTCGAGCATGTGCTCGGCGACCGTGAGGTACACCTCGGTCTTGCCCGATCCGGTGACACCCCAGAGGTAGAACATGGGGTGGGTGCAGGAGACCACGGCCTCCACCGCCTCCCGTTGGGCCGGAGAGAGCCGGTGCCGCCGGTATGCCGCAGGCTCATCATACGGCACGGGCGCCTCCCGCTGCACCCTCCCGCCGGGGATCATGGCCGAGAGGGCCTCGCCCAGCCCGCACAGGTAGTAGGAACTCATCCATTGTGCGAGAGAGAGGACACGCCCGTCGAACAGGGGTTCTTCATCGAGCACCTTCTCCACGGGCTTGAGGTCCTCGGGTGCCACACCGGAAGGAGGATTCCCCCTCACCCCTACCACGTACCCGGTGAGCACCCGCCCCCTTACGGGTGCCCGTACCCGCACGCCCACGGGGACCTCTCCCTCCACCCGGTACGTGAGGGGTTCACGGAGGGGAAGATTGAAGGCCACGTCCACCCACATACCCTCACCTCGAGGCATCGTGCACGCCCGCCCCCTCCCCGCGCAGGACGGAAGAGAGGAGCTTGAGGTCCTCCCAGACAGGCCTCCTCAGCGACGGATCCCTGAGGACCGCGCTCGGATGGTAGGTGGGCACCAGGGGAATGTCCCGGTACCGATAGACCCTCCCCCGGAGGCGAGAGATGCCCTCCTGTGTACCGAGCAGAGTGGAGGCGGCGAACCTCCCCACCGTGAGGATGGCCCGCGGTCTCACGAGCGCGATCTGTGCTTCGAGGAAGGGGAGACAGGCCGAAATCTCGTCGGGACGGGGATCGCGGTTCCCCGGCGGCCTGCACTTCACCACATTCGTGATGAAGACATCCCGGCCTCGCTGCAGCCCTATGGCCGCGAGCCACTTGTCCAGGTACTGCCCGGCCCTCCCCACGAACGGCTCGCCCTTCACGTCTTCGTCCGCACCGGGGGCCTCTCCCACCACCATCACCGGGAGGCCCACCCTCCCTGTCCCCGGCACGGCCTGCCGCCGGGTCCGGGCGAGGTCACACCGGTTACAGGCGCGCACCTGCTCGTGGAGGGCCCCGAGCGTACGTGCCGGATCGTCCCCGCCGGTGGGTTTCCCCTCACTCCTCTCTCCTGATCCCGCCACGAGGGGAGGCGCTTCCCCCGGGACGGTGGGTGGTTCGGGGTGTGGGCGCTCCCATCCCCCATGGACGAGGTCTTCCACCAGGAACGAAAGCTCCCACAACTCCTTGTAGAGGTCCTGCTCACTCATACTGCACCTCATGGAGGAAGAGCCCCCACGCCGGGGC includes these proteins:
- a CDS encoding acetate kinase — translated: MVIMTLNCGSSSVKYQIYDWDKKRRLASGIVERVTQKGSVIVHEAAGKPEYKKEQDCPTHREAIQLIIEAVLHPEYGAISDLSEIKAVGHRVVHGGEKFAQSVVITDEVVEVFKSIAHLAPLHNPANIQGIEAARQLLPDVPHCAIMDTAWHQTMPDHSYIYALPYEWYEKYGVRRYGFHGTSFLYTSRRAAVLLGKKPSETNLIIAHIGNGASINAVKNGCSYDTSMGLTPLEGLVMGTRCGDIDPAIPFYIMQQTGLSPKEVESILNKKSGVLGITGKWVDRRDVEIAAEQGDKRAILCQTIEGYRIKKYIGAYMAALGRVDAIVFTAGVGEKGPIIRQIALEGLEALGVKLDPERNRVSMTRNAETIISTDDSPVKVFVIPTDEEMVMTEDTYALMNGTYDIHTRFTYTFENPSYRNAERLEKLPRDMEKWPGLEKIILNT
- a CDS encoding DJ-1 family glyoxalase III; amino-acid sequence: MARVAVCLADGFEDVEAVTPIDLLRRAGVEVVVAGVTGKEVTGSRGVRIVTDALLADLSPEDFDGMVLPGGMPGSSNLAASDAVRAWLSHCMKAGKTIGAICAAPAVVLGKAGLLEGRRFTCYPGMEKEVEGGTWEPSPVVRDGNLITSRGVGTAGLFGLELVRAFAGEEAYQKVGKATLIL
- the priA gene encoding replication restart helicase PriA yields the protein MWVDVAFNLPLREPLTYRVEGEVPVGVRVRAPVRGRVLTGYVVGVRGNPPSGVAPEDLKPVEKVLDEEPLFDGRVLSLAQWMSSYYLCGLGEALSAMIPGGRVQREAPVPYDEPAAYRRHRLSPAQREAVEAVVSCTHPMFYLWGVTGSGKTEVYLTVAEHMLERGKGVLYLVPEIALTRQVVETIRARFGQDVAVLHSRLTASQRLAEWRRIVRGEVRFVIGARSAVFAPIGDLGLIVLDEEHESSYKSGATPRYHARQVAMHRARTEGALLLMGSATPSLEAYHLMHTGRLPFFHLPERVAGGEPPRIEIVSLKDHPGPLSKPLLREIERTKKEGKQTILFLNRRGFAHYVGCRACGFEMTCRHCSLPLTYHRAEEVMVCHYCGYRTRPIDVCPSCGSVDVRYSGPGTEQVEKQLRETFPFYRIARLDTDTARKKGVLERVLEEMESGQVDVLLGTQMIAKGFNFPRLGLVGVVLADTGLHMPDFRAAERVFSLLVQVAGRAGRFMPGGRVVIQTYLPDHPGIVCAREHDLRRFYEEELAVRKETLFPPFSRLVRLVFRGRDERKVERDAGGFASLLSADLPEGVELLGPAPCPMERIAGNYRYHLFLRSSSLAPMHDLLARTLPLFRPSSGVHLEVDVDPVQVV
- a CDS encoding uracil-DNA glycosylase, coding for MSEQDLYKELWELSFLVEDLVHGGWERPHPEPPTVPGEAPPLVAGSGERSEGKPTGGDDPARTLGALHEQVRACNRCDLARTRRQAVPGTGRVGLPVMVVGEAPGADEDVKGEPFVGRAGQYLDKWLAAIGLQRGRDVFITNVVKCRPPGNRDPRPDEISACLPFLEAQIALVRPRAILTVGRFAASTLLGTQEGISRLRGRVYRYRDIPLVPTYHPSAVLRDPSLRRPVWEDLKLLSSVLRGEGAGVHDASR